In Pseudomonadota bacterium, the genomic stretch CTCACCGGCGGTGACGTTCTGGTGGACGGGATCACGCTGGAGCATATGGAGGCCGTCGCAGCGAAGCTCAGGCAGGCAGGCGTGAGCGTCCAACCCGAGGGCAGTGGAGTTCGGGTAAGCGGCGGACCCCCCTTCCGGTCAACGGACGTGACCACCGCGCCTTACCCAGGCTTTCCGACGGACATGCAGGCGCAGTTCATGGTGCTCATGTGCCTTGCGGACGGCCGCAGCATGGTCAGCGAGACGATCTTCGAGAATCGCTTCATGCACGTCAGCGAGCTCAGGCGCATGCACGCTCGCATCGAGATCCACGGGCGCTCGGCCACGATCGATGGTGTGCCCCGGCTGCAGGGGGCTTCGGTCATGGCGACCGATCTCAGGGCCAGCGCTTCGTTGGTCATCGCGGGCCTGGTAGCAAGGGGCACCACAGAGGTGCGGCGCGTGTACCACATCGATCGCGGGTACGAGCGCATCGAGGCCAAGCTCGCGGCGCTCGGAGCCACGATCGCCCGCACGCGCGGGCGCCCTTAGGAACCAGGGATGCAGGACACTAGGGCTGCAGGGACTTGCGGTGAGCTCGCGTGAGGGGGGCGCGTCTTGCAGCGCCTCTTGAAGGTCTGATATGCTGCGAGCTCTGGTTTCGCACCGTTAGCGACTTCCTCAGTCGCCTGAACGTCTTTCGCCCAATGCCGCGCACCTTCAGGATCTGCTCCGGGCGTTCGAAGTGACCCAAACGCCGCCGCAGCTCCAGTATGGCGCGTGCCTTTGCTGGACCGATGCCGGGCAGTTGCTCCAGCTCCTTCTGTGAAGCGGTGTTCAGGTTGACCACGGCCGGAGCGCCGGGGCCCTTTCGCTTCGCCTGGGCTCTGACCGCGGAACCCTTTTGTGAAGCGGTGTTCCGGTTGGCCACGGCCGGAGCGCCGGGCCCCTTTCGCTTCGCCTGGGCTCTGACCGCGGAATCGGTGAGCGAGAACAGCGCGGCTGCGGCCACAAGGCCGAGCAGCGCCGGTCTGCATCTGCGCCGCGCGCCCGTCGCCTGGCGTGTT encodes the following:
- a CDS encoding helix-hairpin-helix domain-containing protein, whose protein sequence is MLTKYFTALRSRTPSSGRAATRQATGARRRCRPALLGLVAAAALFSLTDSAVRAQAKRKGPGAPAVANRNTASQKGSAVRAQAKRKGPGAPAVVNLNTASQKELEQLPGIGPAKARAILELRRRLGHFERPEQILKVRGIGRKTFRRLRKSLTVRNQSSQHIRPSRGAARRAPLTRAHRKSLQP